DNA from Brevibacterium sp. 'Marine':
GGGTTCGCGAAGCCGCGATCACCGAGTCACCCTGGAGGAACCTATGAAGGACACAACGACGTCGTCCAAATGGAAGGCCACGGTCGCCGTGGCCATGTCGAATTACATCGAAGCCGGCTCGATCATCGCGATCGCGACGAGCATGAGTCTGTGGCAGACCGAATTCGGACTCGACAGCCTGGCAGTCGGCCTGCTGTCCGCCCTGAGCGCCAATGCCTTCGGCGCCGCGATCGGCGCTGCCATCGGCGGACCGCTCTGTGACCGCTACGGCCGGAAATTCATCTACACCTACGACCTCCTCCTGTACATGTTCGGCACGCTGTTCGCAGTCTTTGCGTTCAATTTCGCCTCCCTGCTCATCGGATTCGTCCTCACCGGCATCGCCGTCGGTGCCGGAGTCACAGCAGCGTGGACCTATATCGCCGAGGAGGCCCCTGACGGACGCCGGGCCGGTCACGTCGGCGTCGCGCAGTTGGCCTGGTCGATCGGACCGATGATCGGCTTCCTTCTCGCTGCGCTGCTCGAACCCATGGGCCTGCTCGGCTCCCGCATCATCTTCGCCCACCTCTTCGTCATCGCCTTCATCACGTGGTGGGTTCGCCGCGGACTGAGCGAATCGCGACGCTGGAAGGAAAAGAACGCGAACCCGAACAACGTCGGGACCTACCGCGGAATCTTCGAGATGTTCACCAAGAAGAAGAACATCACCGCTCTTCTCTTTCTCATCGGCGTCTATGGCCTGTGGAACACGGTGGCCGGTCAGGCCGGAATCTTCCAGCCCCGCATCTACGAGGCGACCGGACTCACCGATGCCCGCTCCCAGTACCTGCTTCAGGTCCTTGTCTGGGGTCTGACCAGCGCGGCGACGTTCTTCGGTTTCATGCGCTACGGCGACAAGGTCTCCCGCCGTTGGCTCTACGGCTTCGGTGCGGGCCTCGGCGTCATCGCGTGGGCCGTGCTCATCTGGGGACCCGCCGGCTGGTTCTCTCTGCTCGTCTTCGCCATCGGCTGGGGCATCTCGTCCGGACTGGGTGCTCAGGCCTTCTACGGACTGTGGGCGGCCGAGCTCTTCGCCACCCGTTACCGTGCCTCTGCTCAGGGCTTCATGTTCATGATCGTGCGCGTCATGGTCGGTGTCCTCTCCCTGTGGTTCCCGCTCATGCTCGAGACGACCGGCATCCACGGGGTCGGCGTCCTCATCGTCGGACTCCTCGTCGCCGCCCTGCTCATCGGCATGATCTGGGCACCGAAGACCCAGAACAAGACACTCGAGGAGATCGAGATCGAACGTTACGGTCGGCTCCTCGACGCCGATCATGCCACCGAGGCGGCCGCGGGCAACATCCGCACCGACGGAACCGCGGCGTCCGGTTCGACCGATTCCACCGCAGTCAGGGAACGCTGAGATGGAGCGGGTGTGCTTCCGCATGCAGGTCGACCCAGCCCGTCTGGATGAGTACATCGCGGCCCACCGGGCCGTCTGGCCGGACATGCTCGAGGCGCTGGAATCCACCGGGTGGCGCAACTACTCACTGTTCGCGGATCCGTCCGGCATGGTCATCGGCTATCTCGAGACAGACGACTACGAAGCCGCTCAGCAGGGAATGGAGCTGACAGAGATCAACACCGCCTGGCAGGAATCGATGTCACCGTTCTTCGCCGCCGGAGGATCCTTCGACGCGGGCCCCGAACGGCTGCGCGAGGTCTTCCACTTGGAAGACCAGCTCACCACGACCCGAGCGGCCGCTCACCCGAAGTGAGCACGGCCTCCGATCCAGCGTCCCGCTGACCTCTCAGCCTCACCGCGTTCTCAGCACCACAGCAACAGTAAGGAACACCGACTCTCATGAGCACTCGCCCCACTTTCGCCGACATCACCGACCAGCTCGCTGCGCAGGAGATCGAACTGCCGTCCTGGGCGTTCGGGAACTCCGGCACTCGGTTCAAGGTCTTCGGCACCCCGGGCACTCCGCGTGACCCATTCGAGAAGATCGCCGATGCCGCGAAGGTCCACGAACTCACCGGACTCGCTCCACAGGTGGCGCTGCACATTCCGTGGGACCTCTGCGATTTCGATGAACTGTCTGCCCATGCCGCCGGACTCGGCGTGCGCTTGGGCACGGTCAACTCGAACACCTTCCAGGACGATGACTACAAGTTCGGTGCGCTCACCCATGAGGACGAGAGCATCCGCACCAAGGCCATCGACGCTCATCTCGAGTGCATCGACGTCATGGATCGCACGGGATCGAGAGACCTCAAGATCTGGCTGGCCGAGGGGTCGAACTACCCAGGTCAGGCGGATATGCGGGGCCGTCAGGACCGACTCCACGATTCGCTGTCGAAGATCTATGACCGCCTCGGCGAGGAACAGCGGATGGTGCTCGAATACAAGTTCTTCGAGCCCTCGTTCTATCACACGGATGTGCCCGACTGGGGAACGAGCTACACCCAGGTCGCGGCCCTGGGCGACAACGCGCTCGTCTGCCTCGACACCGGCCACCACGCTCCGGGCACGAACATCGAGTTCATCGTCATGCAGCTGCTGCGCCTCGGCAAGCTCGGCTCCTTCGACTTCAATTCGCGGTTCTACGCCGATGATGACCTCATGGTCGGTGCTGCCGACCCGTTCCAGCTCTTCCGGATCATCCACGAAGTGATCCGCGGAGGCGGCCTCAACAGTCCCGTTATCGCGTTCATGCTCGACCAGTGCCACAACGTCGAGAACAAGATCGAAGGTCAGATCCGCTCGGTGCTCAATGTTCAGGAGATGACTGCACGAGCACTCCTCATCGACACCGAGGCGCTCACTGCAGCTCAGCGCGCAGGCGATGTCATCAGCGCCAATGACATCTTCATGGATGCGTTCTACACCGATGTGCGCGGCGACCTCGCTGACTGGCGCGTCTCCCGCGGACTGCCGGCCGACCCCATCCGCGCCTTCCGCGAATCCGGCTATCAGGAGCAGATCGCGGCCGATCGCATCGGCGGCACCCAGGCCGGCTGGGGCGCCTGAGACACCCTCCCCGCATCCTTACTCACCTGCACCATCGTTCGAGGAGAACCATGACCCACCCGATCGTCAACGACCTCATCGCCCGCTCGAATTCGCTGGGGGCCGACCGTCGCAATACGAACTATGCCGGCGGCAACACTTCGGCCAAAGGCACCGATGTCGACCCGGTGACCGGCGACGACGTCGAACTGCTCTGGGTCAAGGGCTCCGGCGGAGATCTCGGAACGCTCACTCCCGACGGTCTCGCAGTCCTCCGCCTCGACCGGCTGCGGGCGATGGAGAACACCTATCCCGGAGTCGAACGCGAGGACGAGATGGTCGCGGCCTTCGACTACACCCTGCACGGCAAGGGCGGTGCCGCACCCTCGATCGACACCGCCATGCACGGGCTCGTCGATGCCGCCCATGTCGACCACCTCCACCCGGACTCCGGAATCGCCATCGCCACCGCAGCCGACGGTGAGGAGCTGACGAAGAGGATCTTCGGCGACACAGTCGTCTGGGTGCCGTGGCGTCGGCCCGGGTTCCAGCTCGGCCTCGACATCGCAGCCATCAAAGCAGAGAACCCGCAGGCCATCGGCACCATCCTGGGAGGTCACGGAATCACGGCATGGGGAGCCACCTCGGCGGAGTCCGAGGCCAACTCACGGTGGATCATCGACACCGCGGCCCGCTACATCGAAGAGCACGGTCGCCCCGAACCCTTCGGTCCGGCCCGTTCCGACTACTCGGCCCTGCCGGAGGACGAACGCCGTGCCAAGGCCGCGGCCCTCGCACCCCAACTGCGCGGGCTCGCCTCGGCGGACACAACGATGGTCGGGCACTTCACCGATGAACCGGCGGTGCTCGAATTCCTCGCCGGGGAGAAACTCAATGCGCTGGCCGAACTCGGCACGAGCTGCCCGGACCATTTCCTCCGCACGAAGGTGAAGCCACTGGTCATCGACCTGCCGGCGGCCGCCTCGGTGGAAGAGATCATCGCCGCACTCCCCGCACTGCACGAAGCCTACCGGGCCGATTATGCGGCCTATTACGACCGCCATGCCGATGCCGAGACACCGGCCATGCGCGGGGCGGATCCGGCGATCATCCTCGTTCCGGGGGTGGGCATGTTCTCCTATGGCGCGGACAAGCAGACGGCGCGGGTCGCCGGTGAGTTCTACGTCAACGCCATCAACGTCATGCGCGGAGCCGAAGCGCTGTCTACCTACGCTCCCATCAGCGAGGCGGAGAAGTTCCGCATCGAATACTGGGCTCTCGAGGAAGCCAAGCTGCAGCGCAGGCCTGCACCTAAGCCGCTGGCCGGTCGCATCGCATTCGTCACCGGCGCGGCGTCGGGAATCGGCAAAGCCATCGCCACTCGCCTCGTCGCCGAAGGCGCCTGCGTCGTCATCGCCGATCTCGACCGGGACAAGGCGCAGGAGGTCGCGGCCGAACTCGGGTCGACCGATGTCGCCATCGGTGTCGCAGCCGATGTCTCCGATGAAGCCGGAGTGCAGGCGGCACTGAATGAAGCGGTGCTCGCCTTCGGCGGGCTCGACCTCGTCGTCAACAACGCCGGTCTGTCGCTGTCGAAGTCGCTGTTCGATACGACCGAGGCCGATTGGGATCTCCAGCACGATGTCATGGCGAAGGGCTCGTTCCTCGTGTCGAAGAATGCCGCCCGGATACTCGTCGACCAGGGACTCGGCGGTGACATCGTCTACATCTCCTCGAAGAACTCCGTCTTCGCCGGACCGAACAACATCGCCTATTCGGCGACGAAGGCCGACCAAGCGCATCAGGTGCGCCTGCTCGCCGCCGAGCTCGGCGAACACGGCATCCGCGTCAACGGCATCAATCCCGATGGGGTGGTGCGCGGTTCGGGCATCTTCGCGGGCGGTTGGGGCGCACAGCGCGCGAAGACCTATGGCGTGGAGGAGAAGGACCTGGGCAAGTTCTATGCTCAGCGGACGATCCTCGGCCGCGAGGTGGTCCCGGAGAATGTGGCCAACGCAGTCTATGCACTGTGCACCTCGGACTTCTCACACACGACCGGCCTGCACGTGCCCGTCGA
Protein-coding regions in this window:
- a CDS encoding MFS transporter — its product is MKDTTTSSKWKATVAVAMSNYIEAGSIIAIATSMSLWQTEFGLDSLAVGLLSALSANAFGAAIGAAIGGPLCDRYGRKFIYTYDLLLYMFGTLFAVFAFNFASLLIGFVLTGIAVGAGVTAAWTYIAEEAPDGRRAGHVGVAQLAWSIGPMIGFLLAALLEPMGLLGSRIIFAHLFVIAFITWWVRRGLSESRRWKEKNANPNNVGTYRGIFEMFTKKKNITALLFLIGVYGLWNTVAGQAGIFQPRIYEATGLTDARSQYLLQVLVWGLTSAATFFGFMRYGDKVSRRWLYGFGAGLGVIAWAVLIWGPAGWFSLLVFAIGWGISSGLGAQAFYGLWAAELFATRYRASAQGFMFMIVRVMVGVLSLWFPLMLETTGIHGVGVLIVGLLVAALLIGMIWAPKTQNKTLEEIEIERYGRLLDADHATEAAAGNIRTDGTAASGSTDSTAVRER
- a CDS encoding L-rhamnose mutarotase, which translates into the protein MERVCFRMQVDPARLDEYIAAHRAVWPDMLEALESTGWRNYSLFADPSGMVIGYLETDDYEAAQQGMELTEINTAWQESMSPFFAAGGSFDAGPERLREVFHLEDQLTTTRAAAHPK
- the rhaI gene encoding L-rhamnose isomerase yields the protein MSTRPTFADITDQLAAQEIELPSWAFGNSGTRFKVFGTPGTPRDPFEKIADAAKVHELTGLAPQVALHIPWDLCDFDELSAHAAGLGVRLGTVNSNTFQDDDYKFGALTHEDESIRTKAIDAHLECIDVMDRTGSRDLKIWLAEGSNYPGQADMRGRQDRLHDSLSKIYDRLGEEQRMVLEYKFFEPSFYHTDVPDWGTSYTQVAALGDNALVCLDTGHHAPGTNIEFIVMQLLRLGKLGSFDFNSRFYADDDLMVGAADPFQLFRIIHEVIRGGGLNSPVIAFMLDQCHNVENKIEGQIRSVLNVQEMTARALLIDTEALTAAQRAGDVISANDIFMDAFYTDVRGDLADWRVSRGLPADPIRAFRESGYQEQIAADRIGGTQAGWGA
- a CDS encoding bifunctional aldolase/short-chain dehydrogenase, coding for MTHPIVNDLIARSNSLGADRRNTNYAGGNTSAKGTDVDPVTGDDVELLWVKGSGGDLGTLTPDGLAVLRLDRLRAMENTYPGVEREDEMVAAFDYTLHGKGGAAPSIDTAMHGLVDAAHVDHLHPDSGIAIATAADGEELTKRIFGDTVVWVPWRRPGFQLGLDIAAIKAENPQAIGTILGGHGITAWGATSAESEANSRWIIDTAARYIEEHGRPEPFGPARSDYSALPEDERRAKAAALAPQLRGLASADTTMVGHFTDEPAVLEFLAGEKLNALAELGTSCPDHFLRTKVKPLVIDLPAAASVEEIIAALPALHEAYRADYAAYYDRHADAETPAMRGADPAIILVPGVGMFSYGADKQTARVAGEFYVNAINVMRGAEALSTYAPISEAEKFRIEYWALEEAKLQRRPAPKPLAGRIAFVTGAASGIGKAIATRLVAEGACVVIADLDRDKAQEVAAELGSTDVAIGVAADVSDEAGVQAALNEAVLAFGGLDLVVNNAGLSLSKSLFDTTEADWDLQHDVMAKGSFLVSKNAARILVDQGLGGDIVYISSKNSVFAGPNNIAYSATKADQAHQVRLLAAELGEHGIRVNGINPDGVVRGSGIFAGGWGAQRAKTYGVEEKDLGKFYAQRTILGREVVPENVANAVYALCTSDFSHTTGLHVPVDAGVAAAFLR